From one Thalassoroseus pseudoceratinae genomic stretch:
- a CDS encoding Gfo/Idh/MocA family oxidoreductase — translation MTQSTNRRDFLKQSAAVGATAWWFGTQSLAAQEKSPLERLNIACVGVGGKGNSDTNGLAKYGNVIGLCDVDETAAKKQGIRHKKAKQYSDYREMYDDIGDEIDVVSVSTPDHSHAPAALPAMRMGKHVYVQKPLTWSVEEARVMREVAAKEGIVTQMGNQGTADDGMRTSVEVLRSGAIGDVSEVHIWTNRPIWPQGTGRPKGSDPVPPNLHWDLFLGPAPERPYKNGVYTPFKWRGWLDFGTGALGDMACHTANMPVMALNLFDPTSVVAETAGIVENETYPAWSIITFQFPEKDGRGPVKVVWYDGGKLPPKELLEGESPSGSGCVVVGSKGKMYSRDDYGRTRIMLPKDEFADYKEPEKTLPRTNGHYEEFMMAAKAGDPKMTMSNFDYAGRLTETILLGNVAMRAGQKIEWDAKNMKVTNMDDGGESLIRRKYREGFDIAQYQEA, via the coding sequence ATGACGCAATCAACCAATCGCCGCGACTTTTTGAAGCAGTCGGCCGCCGTTGGCGCGACCGCCTGGTGGTTCGGCACCCAATCGCTGGCCGCTCAGGAGAAATCGCCACTCGAGCGATTGAACATCGCTTGCGTTGGTGTCGGCGGAAAAGGTAACTCGGATACCAACGGACTCGCCAAGTACGGCAACGTCATTGGCCTCTGTGACGTCGACGAAACCGCCGCGAAGAAGCAAGGCATTCGTCACAAGAAAGCCAAGCAGTATTCCGATTACCGCGAAATGTATGACGACATCGGCGATGAAATCGATGTTGTCAGCGTGAGTACGCCGGACCACTCCCACGCACCGGCCGCTTTGCCCGCGATGCGAATGGGCAAGCACGTTTACGTCCAAAAACCGTTGACGTGGTCGGTCGAAGAAGCTCGCGTGATGCGGGAAGTGGCTGCCAAAGAAGGCATCGTCACCCAGATGGGTAACCAAGGGACCGCTGACGATGGTATGCGAACCAGCGTTGAAGTCTTGCGAAGTGGTGCCATCGGCGATGTGAGCGAAGTCCACATCTGGACGAATCGCCCCATTTGGCCACAAGGTACCGGTCGTCCTAAAGGTTCCGACCCTGTCCCACCGAACTTGCACTGGGACTTGTTCCTCGGACCGGCTCCGGAACGTCCCTACAAGAACGGCGTTTACACCCCGTTCAAATGGCGTGGCTGGCTGGACTTCGGCACCGGTGCCCTGGGCGACATGGCCTGTCACACCGCCAACATGCCGGTGATGGCTCTCAACCTGTTCGACCCCACCAGCGTGGTTGCCGAAACCGCGGGAATCGTGGAAAACGAAACCTATCCGGCTTGGTCGATCATCACCTTCCAGTTCCCAGAAAAAGACGGCCGCGGACCGGTCAAAGTCGTCTGGTACGATGGCGGCAAACTCCCACCGAAAGAGTTGCTCGAAGGCGAATCCCCATCGGGCAGTGGTTGTGTCGTCGTGGGATCGAAAGGCAAAATGTACTCGCGAGACGACTACGGTCGAACCCGAATCATGCTGCCGAAAGACGAATTCGCGGACTACAAAGAACCGGAAAAAACGTTGCCGCGAACCAATGGTCATTACGAAGAGTTCATGATGGCCGCCAAAGCTGGCGATCCCAAAATGACCATGTCGAACTTCGACTACGCAGGTCGATTGACCGAAACCATTCTGCTCGGAAACGTCGCGATGCGAGCCGGTCAAAAGATCGAATGGGACGCCAAAAACATGAAAGTCACGAACATGGACGATGGCGGTGAATCGCTGATCCGTCGTAAATATCGTGAAGGTTTCGACATCGCGCAGTACCAAGAAGCGTAA
- a CDS encoding diadenylate cyclase — translation MPTWFENLKDHVRLADIIDIALWTTLVYIAISWIRRRASYAVAFAFVVAGATYLAAHLLGMYVTLFMFRAGLTVLALSLVIIFQQDLRRAFEQFSSWRPWRRDRVAESEKSRNAIIDAVATMAEQKTGALIVLQGKEPLEPHVRGGIKLGGQISMPLLLSIFHSKTPGHDGAVIIHRDRLAQFAVHLPLSSNVSALGPGGTRHAAALGLAECSDAFVITVSEERGTVSVAHEHKLTPLESPVELQKLLSDFDEKHSKSSPTENRVSSFVGGLGLKFAAAATAILLWFGIAYQVDAVMRSYEKVPVEFRNIPEGWAVDNVFPNEVRLVVTGTERAFRDVRRSDFTVSIDLADPQPTGLRHRTFPITPERVRLPLGMTLSEADPSTVQLELYRISKVRAPIGVRHEGQRDDGWELADVRINPPSVRVIVPDGEFETVPEIPTNTIELSELAVKDKQTMLTATLVPPDGIQLAENEPQQVNVTLIWKKPPAPMPKQKSQTPPQ, via the coding sequence ATGCCCACTTGGTTTGAAAACCTGAAAGATCATGTTCGACTGGCCGACATTATCGACATCGCCTTGTGGACCACTTTGGTTTACATCGCCATCAGTTGGATCCGTCGGCGGGCTTCCTATGCGGTGGCGTTTGCGTTTGTCGTCGCCGGTGCGACCTATCTGGCGGCCCATCTGCTGGGAATGTACGTCACCCTGTTCATGTTTCGAGCGGGATTGACGGTGTTGGCGTTGAGCTTGGTCATCATCTTTCAGCAGGATTTGCGACGGGCGTTTGAGCAGTTTTCGAGTTGGCGTCCCTGGCGACGAGACCGCGTGGCGGAGTCGGAAAAGTCGCGAAACGCAATCATCGACGCGGTCGCCACAATGGCGGAGCAGAAAACCGGCGCTCTGATTGTGTTGCAAGGCAAAGAGCCATTGGAGCCTCACGTCCGCGGAGGAATCAAGCTCGGTGGCCAGATCAGCATGCCGTTATTGTTGAGTATTTTTCACTCCAAGACCCCTGGGCACGATGGTGCGGTGATTATTCATCGCGATCGGCTGGCCCAGTTTGCAGTGCATTTACCATTGTCTTCGAACGTCAGTGCCCTCGGTCCCGGCGGAACCCGTCATGCGGCGGCTTTGGGTTTGGCGGAATGTAGCGATGCATTCGTCATCACCGTTTCCGAAGAACGGGGAACGGTCAGCGTGGCTCATGAACACAAACTGACGCCGCTTGAATCCCCAGTGGAGCTTCAGAAACTGCTCTCGGACTTTGACGAGAAACATTCCAAATCATCGCCCACGGAGAATCGTGTCAGCAGTTTTGTCGGGGGACTCGGCTTGAAGTTTGCGGCGGCAGCCACGGCGATTTTGCTTTGGTTCGGAATTGCGTATCAGGTCGATGCCGTGATGCGATCGTACGAGAAAGTGCCGGTGGAATTTCGAAATATCCCGGAGGGATGGGCGGTGGACAACGTCTTCCCCAATGAAGTCCGCTTGGTTGTCACCGGAACGGAACGCGCATTCCGGGATGTGCGACGGTCCGATTTTACGGTTTCCATCGACCTCGCTGACCCTCAACCCACGGGACTTCGTCATCGCACATTTCCGATCACCCCCGAACGCGTCCGGCTGCCGCTGGGCATGACGCTCAGTGAGGCGGATCCCTCGACCGTTCAACTGGAGCTGTACCGCATCAGCAAAGTTCGCGCTCCCATCGGCGTTCGTCACGAAGGCCAACGGGACGACGGTTGGGAACTTGCCGATGTGCGGATCAATCCGCCTTCGGTGCGGGTGATTGTGCCCGATGGTGAATTTGAAACCGTTCCGGAAATCCCGACCAACACCATCGAACTCAGCGAGTTGGCGGTCAAAGACAAGCAAACAATGCTCACCGCGACTCTGGTGCCGCCAGATGGAATCCAACTTGCCGAGAACGAACCTCAGCAGGTCAATGTGACGTTGATCTGGAAGAAACCCCCTGCACCGATGCCCAAACAAAAATCGCAAACACCGCCGCAATAA